In one Suricata suricatta isolate VVHF042 chromosome 9, meerkat_22Aug2017_6uvM2_HiC, whole genome shotgun sequence genomic region, the following are encoded:
- the NIPA1 gene encoding magnesium transporter NIPA1 isoform X2: MAVGQIGNFLAYTAVPTVLVTPLGALGVPFGSILASYLLKEKLNILGKLGCLLSCAGSVVLIIHSPKSESVTTQAELEEKLTNPVFVGYLCIVLLMLLLLIFWIAPAHGPTNIMVYISICSLLGSFTVPSTKGIGLAAQDIFHNNPSSQRALCLCLVLLAVLGCSIIVQFRYINKALECFDSSVFGAIYYVVFTTLVLLASAILFREWSNVGLVDFLGMACGFTTVSVGIVLIQVFKEFNFNLGEMNKSNMKTD; this comes from the exons A TGGCTGTTGGCCAGATTGGAAACTTCCTGGCTTACACGGCGGTCCCCACAGTCCTGGTGACTCCACTGGGTGCCCTTGGAGTGCCATTTGG gtcCATTTTAGCTTCTTATCTTCTGAAGGAAAAGCTCAACATCTTGGGCAAGTTGGGATGTCTGCTAAGCTGTGCAGGTTCTGTTGTACTGATTATCCACTCCCCGAAATCTGAGAGTGTGACCACTCAGGCTGAGCTGGAAGAGAAGCTGACTAACCCAG TGTTTGTGGGCTATTTGTGTATCGTGCTCCTTATGCTGCTACTGCTCATCTTTTGGATTGCACCAGCCCATGGGCCTACTAACATCATGGTCTACATCAGTATCTGCTCTTTGCTGGGGAGTTTCACCGTGCCTTCCACCAAGGGCATCGGGCTGGCAGCCCAAGACATCTTCCACAACAACCCATCCAGTCAAAGGGCCCTCTGCCTGTGCCTGGTGCTCCTGGCCGTGCTTGGCTGCAGCATCATCGTCCAGTTCAGGTACATCAACAAGGCACTTGAGTGCTTCGACTCCTCTGTGTTTGGGGCCATCTATTACGTCGTGTTCACCACTCTCGTCCTGTTAGCCTCGGCCATCCTCTTTCGGGAATGGAGCAATGTGGGCCTGGTGGACTTCTTGGGTATGGCCTGTGGGTTTACCACCGTCTCTGTTGGGATTGTCCTTATACAGGTGTTCAAAGAGTTCAATTTCAACCTTGGGGAGATGAACAAATCTAATATGAAAACAGACTAG